The Microcoleus sp. FACHB-672 sequence CAATCTTAAAGCGCTATTGTACGTCGCTTCAGGCCGGCATACAGAATTAATCAATTTGTTGCAGCAACAGGCAAAGGCCTACAAATTTGAATCTCAGATTTATCGCCTAGATGGCAGTAAAATTTGGATTTGTGAAAACCTCCGCGCTATTTTTGATGCTAACGGCCAAATGCTCGCTTATGAAGGGACAGTCGAAGATATTACCGAGCGAAAACAGGCAGAAGCCGCACTGCAAGCCGCACTGCAAAAAGAAAAAGCACTCAAAAATCATTTTGTTTCAATGGTGTCTCATGAGTTTCGGGCATCTTTAACACTGATCGCAGCGGCTAGCAGCCTCCTCAAGCTTCACAGTCAAAAAATGACCTCGGAGCTGAGGCTGAAATATTTCAATAAAATTGCCGAAGTTATCAAGAGCACAGTCGAGTTAATTGAAGGATTTATCACCATCAGCAAGGCTGAAGTTGGAACTTTAAAAATCAACAAATCGCCTCTTCTTTTATCAAAACTTTGCAAAGATGTTTGGCAAGATGTTCAAATCATCACTGAAACAAACCATCGGCTCATCTTTTCTAACAATTGCCCGTGGGATACAGTCATTGCTGACAAAACGCTGCTGCGCCAAATCCTCCTTAATCTATTCTTAAATGCGGTAAAATATTCACCCGAAGCCAGTTCAATTAACTTAGAACTTGCCGGCATTAAGGATAAGATTGTGATTCGCATCAAAGATCAGGGCTTGGGGATTCCCTTGGAGGATCGGGAACACCTGTTTGAGCTTTTTCATCGCGCTCAAAATGCGTCTGCCTGCGCCGGCACAGGGTTAGGACTGGCCATTGTTAAACAAGCGGTGGAACTGCATGGCGGCAACATCTCGGTTGAAAGTGAAGTGGGAGTTGGCACAACGTTTACCGTAACGCTGCCGGTGCTACCCGATTCAAATTGTTAGTTCAATGTTGTTTCCAGCACAAAAAACCAACTTAATCGGCAAATCTTATCGATTAACGACACCCAATAGCCTAACCTTAAAACTGTTCCAGCAGCCATTCAGACGCTCGTTCACCCAAGTCTAAGGGGATGCTGACCGCTTTGCCAAGGCGGGGGTTTTCACGTGTTTGCTGAATATACTTTTCCACTTGTGCCACGCTATCCCAAGCATGAAGATAACTGGCGATCGCATCGAGATGCGCTAAATAATCTCCCTCATCCATAGGAAAAGAGGCTTGTTCCAGGTACTTCCACATCACCTGAACAAAAATTTTACCTCGAGTCCGCCGCAGTTGAATATCGTATGAGCGTCCCCATTTATTCAGCAACAGTTGGCGCAGATCGTTGCCGGTCATTGATTGCAATACCGATTTTTGATTTTGGCTGTAAAGCTAACGAAGCAAACGCTTTAACAAAAGCGAGCGCCAGATGTATGGCTGCTGAGAAACGTAATTTGATAATAAGCTTTTAACGCTAGCATATCGTGGAAGAATATGCTAGGGGCTTTACATTTATTAAGAATTCGATACTAACTTCAAAAAATGCAATAATACTCTCACAAAGCCTGTAACGTGCATTCTGAAAGGAATTGTAGTATCCTGGCCGGTTGGTGCAGACTGACAAAAATCACAAAAGTAGTCTGCCTAAACCAATTGTCTTATGGTTGGATTAGACAAATAACTTAACACATACATCAGCATAGGTCATGGCTCAAGCTTCTGGATCTGCAGACGTGCCCAACATGGGGCGTCGTCAATTTATGAATTTTCTAACCTTTGGTGCAGTCACCGGCACAGCGCTGGGTGCCCTGTATCCAGTGGTCAAGTATTTTATTCCGCCCTCTAGCGGCGCTGCCGGTGGTGGTGTGACTGCCAAAGATGCGCTGGGTAACGATATCAGCGTTACTAACTTTTTGGCCAGCCATAATGCCGGTGAGCGTGCCTTAGCGCAGGGTCTTAAAGGCGACCCCACCTACGTTGTGGTAGACACGAACCAAGCGATCTCCAATTACGGTATCAATGCTGTCTGTACCCACCTGGGTTGCGTTGTCCCTTGGAACGCCAGCGAGAACAAATTTATTTGTCCTTGCCACGGTTCTCAGTATGACAACACCGGCAAAGTCGTTCGCGGGCCGGCACCCTTGTCTTTGGCACTCGCTCACGCCACAGTAGCCGATGATAAAATTACCTTCACGCCCTGGACGGAAACAGACTTCCGCACCGGCGACGATCCGTGGTGGGCCTAATCGCGTTTAACTTTTAGATTGTTCTTTGTCTTTTGTCTTTTGTCTGCAAGCTTTTGAGAAATGACGATGACAAACGACCAACGACCAATGACAATTGATTGACCTTTGTTGCTGAAATCTTCCAATTCCAGATGAAGAAATTTGACTTGTCGGTGATGTTGCTTGGCAGCTACCGGGTTGTTGCCAAAAGTGTGCTGATTGCAATCGCAACGATGGCCATTTTTTTGGCCGGCGATCTAGCCTTGCCCCAGTCTGCTGCTGCCTATCCCTTCTGGGCGCAGCAAACTGCCCCTGAAACTCCCCGTGAAGCCACGGGTCGAATTGTTTGTGCCAACTGTCACTTGGCTGCAAAACCTACCCTAGTAGAAATCCCTCAA is a genomic window containing:
- a CDS encoding PAS domain-containing sensor histidine kinase, which encodes MSLKVELLEPHVTEFESRLHSSRELTEQMPTPTELMYRSFVENAVVGMFQATTSGRFLMANQALTRICGYQMPAELTACTINLKALLYVASGRHTELINLLQQQAKAYKFESQIYRLDGSKIWICENLRAIFDANGQMLAYEGTVEDITERKQAEAALQAALQKEKALKNHFVSMVSHEFRASLTLIAAASSLLKLHSQKMTSELRLKYFNKIAEVIKSTVELIEGFITISKAEVGTLKINKSPLLLSKLCKDVWQDVQIITETNHRLIFSNNCPWDTVIADKTLLRQILLNLFLNAVKYSPEASSINLELAGIKDKIVIRIKDQGLGIPLEDREHLFELFHRAQNASACAGTGLGLAIVKQAVELHGGNISVESEVGVGTTFTVTLPVLPDSNC
- a CDS encoding DUF3067 family protein, which encodes MTGNDLRQLLLNKWGRSYDIQLRRTRGKIFVQVMWKYLEQASFPMDEGDYLAHLDAIASYLHAWDSVAQVEKYIQQTRENPRLGKAVSIPLDLGERASEWLLEQF
- the petC gene encoding cytochrome b6-f complex iron-sulfur subunit; the encoded protein is MAQASGSADVPNMGRRQFMNFLTFGAVTGTALGALYPVVKYFIPPSSGAAGGGVTAKDALGNDISVTNFLASHNAGERALAQGLKGDPTYVVVDTNQAISNYGINAVCTHLGCVVPWNASENKFICPCHGSQYDNTGKVVRGPAPLSLALAHATVADDKITFTPWTETDFRTGDDPWWA